A region from the Aegilops tauschii subsp. strangulata cultivar AL8/78 chromosome 5, Aet v6.0, whole genome shotgun sequence genome encodes:
- the LOC109779528 gene encoding 2-hydroxyisoflavanone dehydratase-like: MATRSGSAIWAGWAAPQTCRPLTVRRRKLPRPPCYLSTTTFPPCPGNCTSTSHKNGALPAAATEAETEGEVLLESPGHFRIYKCGKMDRLNEPTVSPAGLDEATGVTSRDVVLDADTGVSVRLYLPKLRQPSEKLPVLVYFHGGAFLIGSADDATYHSYVNSLAAAAGVLVVSADYRLAPEHPLPAAYDDCWAALQWAVAPSTQDEWISGHGDTARLFLAGDSAGANIVHEMLVRAAVNSHPRMEGVVLLHPWFSGSEAIEGEPPAVPMFNGMIWSYTCPGAVGGADDPRINPLAPGASSLELLACERMLVCAAEKCKHRSHTHTREYSEDSSFCVANTCNFSAFLLLLLFCYRRETRPLTARGNSHAEPQRSRHPTIQLVRGVDYF, encoded by the coding sequence ATGGCCACCAGGAGCGGATCCGCCATCTGGGCTGGTTgggcagcgccccagacttgccGACCACTAACCGTACGTCGGAGAAAGTTACCCCGACCACCATGCTACTTATCTACCACCACCTTTCCGCCATGCCCGGGCAACTGCACGTCTACATCCCACAAGAACGGGGCTCTGCCGGCGGCTGCCACGGAAGCCGAAACCGAGGGCGAGGTGCTGCTGGAGTCCCCGGGGCACTTCCGCATCTACAAGTGCGGCAAGATGGACCGCCTCAACGAACCCACCGTCTCGCCTGCCGGCCTGGACGAGGCCACCGGCGTCACCTCCAGGGACGTCGTCCTCGACGCCGACACGGGCGTCTCCGTGCGCCTCTACCTCCCCAAGCTAAGACAACCCTCCGAGAAGCTCCCGGTCCTCGTCTATTTCCACGGCGGCGCCTTCCTCATCGGGTCGGCCGACGACGCCACGTACCACAGCTACGTCAACTCCCTCGCGGCCGCGGCCGGCGTCCTCGTGGTGTCCGCCGACTACCGCCTCGCCCCGGAGCACCCGCTGCCCGCGGCCTACGACGACTGCTGGGCCGCGCTCCAGTGGGCGGTGGCGCCGTCGACGCAGGACGAGTGGATCTCCGGGCACGGCGACACGGCCCGCCTCTTCCTGGCGGGCGACAGCGCCGGCGCCAACATCGTGCACGAGATGCTCGTGAGGGCGGCGGTGAACTCCCACCCGAGGATGGAGGGCGTGGTGCTTTTGCACCCGTGGTTCAGCGGGAGCGAGGCGATCGAGGGGGAGCCTCCGGCGGTGCCCATGTTCAACGGGATGATCTGGTCGTACACGTGCCCGGGGGCGGTGGGCGGCGCGGACGACCCGAGGATCAACCCGCTGGCGCCCGGCGCGTCGTCGCTGGAGCTGCTAGCGTGCGAGAGGATGCTGGTGTGCGCGGCGGAGAAGTGTAAGCACagatcacacacacacacacgagaGTACTCTGAAGACAGCAGTTTTTGCGTTGCGAACACTTGCAACTTTTCTGcatttcttcttctcctcttattCTGTTACAGAAGGGAAACGAGGCCACTAACGGCCCGAGGAAACAGCCACGCCGAGCCACAACGATCGCGCCATCCCACGATCCAGCTCGTGCGGGGTGTGGACTATTTTTAA